From a region of the Daphnia pulicaria isolate SC F1-1A chromosome 1, SC_F0-13Bv2, whole genome shotgun sequence genome:
- the LOC124327280 gene encoding uncharacterized protein LOC124327280, whose protein sequence is MNIAWSLKLWLIITLESTHLWRALFNVLNLALHKILRKVHGGRINTGVHKENLFSCDHLLEQVKKIKEELTKEAQWRPVFADMFRQDIKPRRRAGFLRHMLVESGITYAGLTETFKDKKDDGVVEVIKENIKGKNEADVEEVSKLLNQHLAQPDKPVRRGSGRRTPRTRSLCTATDLEKQQPASKIEPEKNNNDPVKIMDYGYYSQHSCGPKFKKSLSPRPA, encoded by the exons ATGAACATCGCATGGTCCTTAAAGCTTTGGCTGATCATCACCTTGGAGTCGACACACCTTTGGAGAGCGCTGTTCAACGTGCTCAATCTAGCACTTCACAAGATCCTTCGCAAGGTGCATGGCGGCCGCATCAACACTGGGGTACATAAGGAGAACCTTTTCAGTTGCGATCATTTGCTCGAACAAGTCAAGAAGATCAAAGAAGAATTGACTAAGGAGGCTCAATGGAGACCTGTATTCGCTGACATGTTTCGTCAAGATATTAAGCCTCGCCGGCGAGCTGGATTCCTCCGCCATATGCTCGTCGAGTCGGGCATCACCTATGCAGGCCTTACGGAAACATTCAAG GACAAGAAAGATGACGGTGTGGTCGAggtcatcaaagagaacatcaaaGGCAAGAATGAAGCCGACGTGGAGGAAGTCAGCAAGCTGCTGAATCAACACCTTGCGCAGCcagacaagcccgtccgacgCGGTAGCGGCCGTCGAACACCCCGCACTCGTTCCCTTTGCACCGCCACGGACTTGGAGAAGCAGCAGCCTGCGTCCAAGATCGAGCctgagaaaaacaacaacgaccCTGTCAAGATTATGGATTATGGATATTATTCCCAGCACTCCTGCGGTCCGAAGTTTAAAAAGTCCCTCTCTCCTCGACCCGCCTGA